The genomic stretch CTGGTGCTCTCCGACCGGGACTCCAACGCCGACCTCGCGCCGATCCCGTCGCTGCTGCTCACCGCGGCGGTGCACCAGCACCTGGTCCGGGAGCAGACGCGGACCCAGGTGGCGCTGATCGTGGAGTCCGGGGACTGCCGCGAGGTGCACCACGCGGCGGTGCTGATCGGCTACGGCGCGGCGGCGGTCAACCCGTACCTCGCCTTCGAGTCGGTGGAGGACATGATCTCCACCGCCGCGCTGGTCGGTGTCGAGCCGCGTACCGCGATCCGCAACTACGTCAAGGCGCTCGGCAAGGGCGTCCTCAAGATCATGTCCAAGATGGGCATCTCCACCGTGTCGTCGTACTGCGGGGCGCAGGTCTTCGAGGCGGTCGGCCTGGAGACCCGCCTGGTCCAGCGGTACTTCCGGGGCACGCCGAGCACGATCAGCGGCGTCGGGCTGGACGGCATCCACGCCGAGGTGGCCGCCCGGCACGCGCTGGCCTGGCCGTCGCCGGGCGCCGAGGCCAGCGGCCGGCTGCCGGTGGGCGGTGAGTACCAGTGGCGCCGCGAGGGCGAACTGCACCTGTTCAACCCGGAGACGGTCTTCCTGCTCCAGCACGCCACCCGCACCCGCCAGTACGACGTGTTCCGCGCGTACACCGCGAAGGTCGACGAACTGGTTGCGAAGGCCGGGTCGCTGCGCGGGCTGTTCCGGCTGCGGACCGGTGACCGGCCGACGGTGCCGATCGAGGAGGTCGAGCCGGCCACTGAGATCGTCAAGCGGTTCGCCACCGGCGCCATGTCGTACGGGTCGATCTCGGCGGAGTCGCACGAGACGCTGGCGATCGCGATGAACCGGCTCGGCGGCAAGTCCAACACCGGCGAGGGCGGCGAGGACGTCGAGCGCCTCTACGACCCGGCCCGCCGCTCGTCGGTCAAGCAGATCGCCAGTGGCCGCTTCGGTGTGACCAGCGAATACCTGGTCAACGCCGACGACCTCCAGATCAAGATGGCGCAGGGCGCCAAGCCCGGCGAGGGCGGTCAGCTCCCCGGCAACAAGGTGTGGCCGTGGATCGCCCGTACCCGGCACGCCACCCCCGGTGTCGGACTGATCTCGCCGCCGCCGCACCACGACATCTACTCGATCGAGGACCTCGCCCAGCTCGTACACGACCTCAAGTGCGTCAACCCGGCCTCCCGGGTGCACGTCAAGCTGGTCAGCGAGGTGGGTGTCGGCACGGTGGCCGCCGGGGTGGCCAAGCTCAAGGCCGACGTCATCCTGATCTCCGGTCACGACGGCGGCACCGGCGCGTCCCCGCTGAACTCGCTCAAGCACGCCGGCACGCCGTGGGAGCTGGGCCTGGCCGAGGCGCAGCAGACGCTGCTGCTCAACAAGCTGCGCGACCGGGTCACCGTGCAGGTCGACGGCCAGCTCAAGACCGGCCGGGACGTGGTGGTCGCGGCGCTGCTCGGCGCCGAGGAGTTCGGTTTCGCCACCGCCCCGCTGATCGTCTCCGGCTGCGTGATGATGCGCGTGTGTCACCTCGACACCTGCCCGGTCGGCATCGCCACCCAGAACCCGGTGCTGCGCGAGCGGTTCACCGGCAAGCCGGAGTTCGTGGAGAACTTCTTCCTCTTTCTCGCCGAGGAGATCCGTGGCTACCTGGCCGAACTGGGTCTGCGCAGCATCGACGAGGCGATCGGCCGGACAGAACTGCTCGACGTCGCCCCCGCTATCGCGCACTGGAAGGCCGGCGGGCTCGACCTCGGCCGGGTACTGCACCTGCCGGAGCTGCCGGAGGGCGCGGCCCGGCGGGGGACCCGGGCCCAGGACCACGGTCTGGAGCTGGCGCTGGACAACGAGCTGATCGCGCTGGCCGCCCCGGTGCTGGCCGCGTCGGCGGCCGGCGAGGGGACGCCGGTCGGGTCGGTGCGGGCCGAGGTGGCGATCCGCAACGAGCACCGCAGCGTCGGCGCGATGCTCGGCGGCGAGGTGACCCGCCGGTACGGCGGTGCCGGGCTGCCCGCCGACACCGTCGAGTTCACCCTGCGCGGCACGGCGGGTCAGTCGTTCGGCGCCTTCCTGCCGCGCGGGGTCACCATGCGGCTGCACGGTGACGCCAACGACTACGTCGGCAAGGGGCTCTCCGGCGGGCGGCTGGTCGTCCGGCCGGACGCGTCGGCACCGTTCGTCGGCACCGGGGCCGAGCCCGGCCACCGCGCCGAGGACCAGATCATCGCCGGCAACACCATCCTGTACGGCGCCACCGAGGGCGAGGTGTTCCTGCGCGGCCGGGTGGGGGAGCGGTTCGCGGTACGCAACTCCGGCGCGGTGGCCGTCGTGGAGGGCGTCGGCGACCACGGCTGCGAGTACATGACCGGTGGCACGATCGTGGTGCTCGGTCCGACCGGGCGCAACTTCGCGGCCGGCATGTCCGGCGGTACCGCGTTCGTCTGGAACCTCGACCGGCGGCGGGTCAACACCGAGCTGGTCGACCTCGCCGCCCTCGGTGAGCAGGAGCGGGTCCGGCTGCACGAGCTGGTGCAGCGGCACTTCGCGGAGACCGACTCGGCGGTCGCCGAGGCGCTGCTCAAGCGCTGGCCGGAGGCGGTGGAGGAGTTCACCGCCGTGGTACCCCGGGACTACCGCCGGGTGATGGAGATCATGCGGGCCGCCGAAGCCGCCGGCCAGAACGTCGACGACGCGGTGATGAGTGCGCTCGCACCGGCCGCGCAGCCGCCGCAGGCGGCGCCCGTCGACGCGTCGATGCCGGTTCCGTCCGCGCCGCGGGCGGTCGCCCAGGAGGTGGCTCGTGCCTGACCCGAACGGTTTCCTGCGCTACCCCCGTCGGGTGCCGGCGCGCCGGCCGGTGCCGGTGCGGATCAGTGACTGGCGGGAGGTCTATCCGCCCGCCGGCGAGGAGCTGATCCGCGAGCAGGCCACCCGATGCATGGACTGCGGCATCCCGTTCTGCCACAGCGACACCGCCGGCTGCCCGCTGGGCAACCGCATCCCGGACTGGAACGACCTGGTCCGCACCGGCAACTGGGACGCGGCGGTGGAGTCGCTGCACGCCACCAACAACTTTCCCGAGTTCACCGGCCGGCTCTGCCCGGCACCCTGCGAGGCGGCCTGCGTGCTCGGCATCGCCGGGGGCGACCCGGTGACCATCAAGCAGGTCGAGGTGGAGATCGCCGACGCCGCGACGGCCCGGGGCCTGACCCCGAGCCCGAGCGCGACCCCGTCCGGGCGGTCGGTGGCCGTGGTCGGTTCCGGCCCGGCCGGGCTCGCCGCCGCGCAGCAACTGGCCCGCGCCGGGCACGCCGTCACCGTGTACGAGCGTGACGACACCCCGGGCGGCCTGCTGCGGTACGGCATCCCCGACTTCAAGCTGGAGAAGCGACACGTCGACGCGCGGCTGGCGCAGCTCACCGCCGAGGGCGTGGTGTTCCGCACCGGAGTGAACGTGGGGGTCGACGTCACCGCCGCGCAGCTCCGCGCCCAGCACGACGCGGTGCTGCTGGCCTGCGGGGCGTTGCAGGGCCGGGACACCGACACCCCGGGCCGGCACCTGCGCGGCGTACACCAGGCGATGGCGCACCTGGTCGCCGCCAACCGGGTGGTCGCCGCAGCCGGCGCGGGCCGTCCCGTGCTGGCCACCCTGCCGGACGGTACGCCCATCGACGCGGCCGACAAACACGTGGTCATCATCGGCGGCGGCGACACCGCGGCCGACTGCCTCGGTGTGGCGCACCGGCAGGGCGCGGCCGGAGTCCACCAGCTCGACCTGTACCCGCGCCCGCCGCAGGCCCGCGACGAGGAGCGCGACCCGTGGCCGACCTGGCCGTGGATCCTGCGCGAGTACGCGGCGCACGAGGAGGGCGGCGAGCGCGTCTTCGCGGTCGCGGTGCAGGAGTTCGTCGACGACGGCACCGGGGCGGTGCGCGCGGTGCGGATCGCCGAGGTGACCGTCGAGAAGCGGGACGGGCGGCGCATCCTGACCCCTGTCCCGGGGACCGAACGGGAGCTGCCCGCCGACCTGGTGTTGCTGGCCATCGGGTTCGAGGGCACCGAGGAGCAGCCGCTGCTGACCCAGTTCGGGGTGACCCGCAACGCCCGGGGCGCGATCGACTCGCGGGCCGACTGGCAGACCGAGGCCGACGGTGTCTTCGTCGCCGGTGACATGCACCGGGGCGCGTCGCTGATCGTCTGGGCCATCGCCGAGGGCCGGGCCGCCGCCGCCGCGATCCACGGGTACCTCGGTGGCGTCGGCACCCTCCCGGCCCCCGTACACGCCGCCGCCCAACCCCTCGCTGTGTAAGGAAGGGTCCCCTGCTAACGCCTCGTGCATAGCAGGGGACCCCTCCTAACAACCGCGCACCACACACGCCCGGCCGTGCCTCGGCCGGGCGTGCTGCGTCCGCGCAGCAACGGCTATTCACTTCATCGGCATGTTTCGATAGCATTACCGGCTAGTAACAACCCCTGGCCACGCGCGCGGTCCATGGGCTCCACCACCGCCCTCTGTGGAGGTCCGCCATGTCCCACCGTCCGCTGGCCCGTGCCCTCGCCACGCTGGTCGCCCTCGCCACCGCCACCCTCGGCGCACTGGCCGTCCCCGGCACCGCCCAGGCCGCCGCACCCGTGCACTACGTCGCGCTCGGCGACTCGTACTCCTCCGGTGTCGGCGCCGGCCCGTACGACCTGTCCACCTGCCTACGCAGCCAGAAGTCGTACGCGCCACTGTGGGCCGCCGCCAACGCGGTGGCCAGCTTCCGCTTCCCGGCCTGCGGCGGCGCGGTCACCGCCGACGTGCTCGCCAACCAACTCGGCGCGCTCAGCGCCACCACCACGATGGTCACCATCACCGTCGGCGGAAACGACGCCGGATTCGCCGACGTGATGACCAGTTGCCGCTTCGGCAGCACGTCCACCTGCACCAGCGCGGTCAACGAGGCCAAGGCGTTCGCCACCGGCACCCTGCCGGCCCGGCTGGACCGCACCTACGCGGCCATCCGTGAGCATGCCCCGAACGCGCGGCTGATCGTGCTCGGCTACCCGCGTCTGTTCGAGACCCGGTCCTGCGGGCTGCTGGCGATGAGCACCTACAAGCGCACCATCCTCAACGAGGCGGCCGACGTCCTCGCCGAGGTGACCGCCGACCGGGCCGCTGCGGCCGGTGCCACCTTCGCCGACACCCGGCCCACCTTCGCCGGGCACGGCGTCTGCGGCGCCCAGCCGTGGATCCGCGACGTCACCGGCGTCATCGAGGCGTACCACCCCAACGCCAGCGGCTACCGGCACGGCTACCTGCCCGCGCTCAACGCGGTCACCGGCTGACCGCTCGCGATGTTAGGAAGGGTCCCCTGCTATGCACGAGGCGTTAGCAGGGGACCCTTCCTTTCACCACACGCCGGGGCGTGACGGGACCGTGCCCGGATCGCCGCTGTCCGATAGGGTTTCAGCGGACCAGGCGGCCGTCGGCGGAGGGGCACACGTTGGGCAGGCTCGCGTCGGCGTACGGGCAGGCGATGGCCGCCCACCGGGCCGCCCGGGCCCACCTCGACTCCGCCCGTGACGCGCTGCGCGGCGCCGTCCCGGTCACCCCGTCCGCCGACGCCGACCTGGTGGCCCGACTGGCCCGGGTCGGCACCGCGTTGGCCACCCCGACGCCCGGCACCCCACTGGTGCGCCAGCCCGTGCCGGTACGCGTCGGCGAAGCGATCGTCGCCGGTGGCGGATTCCCGGTGCTGCTGCCGCTCGGTGCCGGGCACCACCTGGCGGTCGACACCGACGCCCGCGACCCGGCCGTGGCCGCCCTGCTGCGGGCACTCGTGCTGCGGATACTGGCCACCGCCGCGCCCGGTGGCGTCCGGGTCGCCGGGCTGGACAGCGCCGCTCTCGGTGCCACCTTCGGCCCACTGCGGCCACTCGTCGACGCCGGGGTGATCGACCCACCGGCCACCACCGACGCGGACGTCACCGCCCTGCTCGACGCCGCCGAACAGCACGCCCGGGACGCCCGCCGCACCGACCGTCCCGACCAGGAACTCCTGCTGGTGGTCGCCGCGTCCGTCCCGTCACCCCGCGAGGCGGCCCGGCTCGCCGCGCTCACCCACGCCGGCTCCGCCGCCG from Micromonospora craniellae encodes the following:
- the gltB gene encoding glutamate synthase large subunit codes for the protein MAFAYPHHPQPAPRDGQVAPPAGLYDASHEHDACGVAFVADLHGRRSHTVVASGLGALCRLDHRGARGAEPNTGDGAGIMIQVPDAFLRAVVDFPLPPAGEYATGLVFVPADDAAEARARQVVEKYALVEGAELLGWREVPVDASDLGETALAAMPRVRQLFLAAHRLTDTPAGPAGSPLNGLELERVAFCVRKQAERESAERGVPAYFPSLSGRTMVYKGMLTPDQLPAFYPDLTDERVDSAIALVHSRFSTNTFPSWPLAHPYRFIAHNGEINTIRGNRNWMQAREALLRTPELSGNIRRVFPVCTPAASDSANFDEVLELLHLAGRSLPHAVLMMIPEAWENDPDMAADKRAFYRFHASLMEPWDGPASVAFTDGEIVGAVLDRNGLRPGRWWQTADGLVVLGSEAGVLDLDPARVVAKGRLQPGKMFLVDTTAGRIVHDDEIKTELAAAQPYADWLHAGLIEMDDLPHREHEVYTHDSVRRRQQTFGYTEEELKILLAPMARTGAEPIGSMGTDTPIAALSTRPRLLYDYFHQLFAQVTNPPLDAIREELVTSLATTIGPEGNLLDPGPASCRQIVLPYPMIDNDELAKILSIDEDGDLPGFKAVRVSGLYRVRDGGAGIKARLTEICRHVSEAIEDGVRILVLSDRDSNADLAPIPSLLLTAAVHQHLVREQTRTQVALIVESGDCREVHHAAVLIGYGAAAVNPYLAFESVEDMISTAALVGVEPRTAIRNYVKALGKGVLKIMSKMGISTVSSYCGAQVFEAVGLETRLVQRYFRGTPSTISGVGLDGIHAEVAARHALAWPSPGAEASGRLPVGGEYQWRREGELHLFNPETVFLLQHATRTRQYDVFRAYTAKVDELVAKAGSLRGLFRLRTGDRPTVPIEEVEPATEIVKRFATGAMSYGSISAESHETLAIAMNRLGGKSNTGEGGEDVERLYDPARRSSVKQIASGRFGVTSEYLVNADDLQIKMAQGAKPGEGGQLPGNKVWPWIARTRHATPGVGLISPPPHHDIYSIEDLAQLVHDLKCVNPASRVHVKLVSEVGVGTVAAGVAKLKADVILISGHDGGTGASPLNSLKHAGTPWELGLAEAQQTLLLNKLRDRVTVQVDGQLKTGRDVVVAALLGAEEFGFATAPLIVSGCVMMRVCHLDTCPVGIATQNPVLRERFTGKPEFVENFFLFLAEEIRGYLAELGLRSIDEAIGRTELLDVAPAIAHWKAGGLDLGRVLHLPELPEGAARRGTRAQDHGLELALDNELIALAAPVLAASAAGEGTPVGSVRAEVAIRNEHRSVGAMLGGEVTRRYGGAGLPADTVEFTLRGTAGQSFGAFLPRGVTMRLHGDANDYVGKGLSGGRLVVRPDASAPFVGTGAEPGHRAEDQIIAGNTILYGATEGEVFLRGRVGERFAVRNSGAVAVVEGVGDHGCEYMTGGTIVVLGPTGRNFAAGMSGGTAFVWNLDRRRVNTELVDLAALGEQERVRLHELVQRHFAETDSAVAEALLKRWPEAVEEFTAVVPRDYRRVMEIMRAAEAAGQNVDDAVMSALAPAAQPPQAAPVDASMPVPSAPRAVAQEVARA
- a CDS encoding glutamate synthase subunit beta, whose protein sequence is MPDPNGFLRYPRRVPARRPVPVRISDWREVYPPAGEELIREQATRCMDCGIPFCHSDTAGCPLGNRIPDWNDLVRTGNWDAAVESLHATNNFPEFTGRLCPAPCEAACVLGIAGGDPVTIKQVEVEIADAATARGLTPSPSATPSGRSVAVVGSGPAGLAAAQQLARAGHAVTVYERDDTPGGLLRYGIPDFKLEKRHVDARLAQLTAEGVVFRTGVNVGVDVTAAQLRAQHDAVLLACGALQGRDTDTPGRHLRGVHQAMAHLVAANRVVAAAGAGRPVLATLPDGTPIDAADKHVVIIGGGDTAADCLGVAHRQGAAGVHQLDLYPRPPQARDEERDPWPTWPWILREYAAHEEGGERVFAVAVQEFVDDGTGAVRAVRIAEVTVEKRDGRRILTPVPGTERELPADLVLLAIGFEGTEEQPLLTQFGVTRNARGAIDSRADWQTEADGVFVAGDMHRGASLIVWAIAEGRAAAAAIHGYLGGVGTLPAPVHAAAQPLAV
- a CDS encoding SGNH/GDSL hydrolase family protein yields the protein MSHRPLARALATLVALATATLGALAVPGTAQAAAPVHYVALGDSYSSGVGAGPYDLSTCLRSQKSYAPLWAAANAVASFRFPACGGAVTADVLANQLGALSATTTMVTITVGGNDAGFADVMTSCRFGSTSTCTSAVNEAKAFATGTLPARLDRTYAAIREHAPNARLIVLGYPRLFETRSCGLLAMSTYKRTILNEAADVLAEVTADRAAAAGATFADTRPTFAGHGVCGAQPWIRDVTGVIEAYHPNASGYRHGYLPALNAVTG